The Romeriopsis navalis LEGE 11480 genomic sequence TTCGGTGTCTGGTGTGTGTCGCGGGTGTTCCTGTGCTTAATCGTGATGATCGGCGGATCGAATTTTATGCCCAAAATTAGTCAATTCTTGCAGTTTGGTTGGTGTTTGCCGGTCTACTGGTGTGGCCTGAGTGCGACGGCGATCGCCGCTATCCCACCGCCGGTTGTGCGGGCACCGGCGAATGTGCCGCAACTGCCGCTGTGCTATATCGAAATGCCGAACCAGCAACGCCTGAGCTTGAATGATGCCTGTTTTATGGGCAAGCAAATGGCGCGATCGCGGCTGTTTGATCTGGTGACGGATTTGGATAAAGATGGTGTGCCGGATGAGTTAGCCGGTTTTTTTGAGCGGATGGATCGGGCGATGAATATGTCCCTCAATGCCACGCCGGAAGCGCGTTTAGCCCAGGCGGCGCAACAGCGCGAGATTTTCAAAGAATTTGCCCGGCGCGCCCCAGTCGCTGCGGATATTAAGGCTGCCTTAAATCAGATGGCGGAGATGATGTACCAATCGGCAAAGCTGACCCGTGAGCCTTCTGCGGCTCAAAGGCAAGAGTTTGCGCAAATGGATCAGGTGATGAAAAAAGTTCAAAATGATCCGTTTATGAAGACTGTAGATGCGTATTCTGACAAATATCGGACAAACCGACTTAAATTGAATAATCCCTCTATTACTCTGCCGTAACCCGGCTGCTAGCTAGTCCATTGGTGGACTTTTGAGATGAATTATGTCGCTCCGGTTTTGCATGAATCGGGGCGGCGTTTTTGTGAAAAAGCATTTTATTTCAGTGGGATTACGGAAAACCGCATATGTGCCAGTGAAGGAACTGTATGTACCCACAAGCAAGTATTAGGATTTAAGTTCTATGCGTTCCCTTCCGCTCTGTCGCACATTATCAATTTTGGCAATTTTTGCGGCGATGGCGCAGCCGACGATCGCAACGGCCCGCTCATCGAATCAAATTGCCTCACGGAATACACCCGTCTGCTATGTGCAGTTTTCGGGGCAGTCCATGCGTAGCCTCGATCGACTCTGTGGTGTGGGCAAGCAAAGCAACCTGATTGATTTGACGATTGATCGCAATGGGGATGGTGTCCCGGATCAATTAGTCGCTGCAATTCGTTCCTATCGAGCGGCGATCCGCAGTGCCCGCAGTTCCGAAGATTATCAGATGGCTCGACAAAAGCTTGATGCGCAGCTGCCCTACTCGAATAATGTGAAACAGCTCCAAGCCCAACAGCGACAGCTCCAGAAACAGCTGAAAGGGGCAACTCGAACGCAGCGGCGACAGATTTATCGTCAGATGAGGCCACTACGAACCAAGATGTACCGTGATGCAAGCTATACCAAAATTCAACGGGAAATTGCCAAGGCTTATCGTGTTTTGAATTAGCCGTTTGCGTTGAATGCTGTGGGCTGATTGATGTTGCAGCGTCTTGCTTGCAGGCCGGTTGCTTAAGGCCACGACTAAGGTTAACTGCGGCTGACCGCGCCTTACCGAACTTCTATCGGTAAGGCGTGGTTTTTTGGGTGATTTTTGGATTTGCGCAGTTTGGATTTGCTCAAATTGCTTACCGGGAAAATTGCATAACCATGAAGGCTGAGAACGTAATTAACCAATGTTCCGCTCACGTCATAAGGACAAATTTTATGCGTTCTCTTCAGCTCTGCCGCACTTTATCCGTTTTAACAATCTTTGCGGCGATGGCGCAGCCAATGATGGCTAGCGCTCGATCATCGAATCAAATTGCCTCACGGAATACACCGATTTGCTATGTGCAGTTTTCGGGGCAATCGATGCGTAGCCTCGATCGACTCTGTGGTGTGGGGAAGAAAAGCAACATGATTGATCTGACGATCGATCGCAATGGCGACGGTGTCCCCGATCAGCTACTGGCCGCAATTCGGACCCATCGAGCGGCGATGCGTAGCGCTCGCAGTTCGGAAGATTATCAGATGGCGCAACAAAAGCTCGATGCGAAACTGCCTTACTCAAATCAAGTGAAGCAGCTCCAAGCCCAACAGCGTCAGCTCCAAAAACAGTTGAAAGGCGCAACCCGATCGCAACGCCGCCAGATCTATCGCCAAATGGACCCAATTCAACGCAAGATCTACCAGGATCCGAGCTATAAAAAGATCCAACGGGAGATTTCCAAGGCTTATCGTGCCATGAATTCTTAAATGCCGATGATCATCTCCACGGCTCCCGAACCTGATTGTGTCGCAGCAGGCGCTGTAGTTACTCGCTGAGATCCGTTACGGGGTGGGAACTGTCGCGTTTCGTTGTCTTCCCTGTGGGATAAGGCGTGATGTTTTTGGCTTGGGCTGGTAGTGTGGCTTGTTTTTGGCCTTGCCAACGGGCGTTGAGACAGAGTAAACCGATCGGCGTACTGACGAGGTCCACGCTATCGGCTCGGCGCAGCAATAGTTTGACGATGGCGATCGGGAGTTCTTTAAGGAGCCACCGGAGCAAGCGTTGCCCGTAGAGCGATAGTGATGGTTGCTCCATCAAGGCAATGCCGTGGATGTCATGCAGATATTGGTTGGAACGGCCATAGCGTCGCCATTGGCTCAATAACTCGTCGAAGCTGCGGCGATGGCGGTGCCGGACGATCGCGCTGTCCGCAAACACATATTCCCAAGCCGTTTCTTGTAAAATGCGCCAGCAAATATCGGCGTCGCCGCCGGTGGTGAGATGGGGCCGGAATAGGTCAATTTCCTGGAAGATACTAGCCCGGATGCCCACGTTGGCGGTTTGGCCGTAGGGCCGGAAAGCGTTGGCGAGCGTGTGTTTTTGGGAGAGAGTTTCCTGGCGATCGGCGTAGCGCTCCAGGAGACTATTGCCCGGCAAGGCTTGGATTTCGCCGACGACAATACCAACGGATGGGTCATTAAAGCCGGCGACTAAATCCAATAACCACTGCGGTTCGGGCCGACAATCGGCATCCGTAAAGGCCAGCAGTGAGCCTTGGGCTGCGACAATGCCACAATTGCGCGCGGCGTAGGAACCCCGAATTTCGGCTTCTCGTAGTGCGGTGATGTCATCGGTTGCCTGGAGGATTTCCCACGTGCGATCGTGACTGCCATTATCGACCAGCAGAAATTCGATGCGATCGAGGGGATAAGTCTGAGCGCGCAAACAATCGAGCAAATCAGGTAGATCATCTTCGCCGTTATAAATCGGGATGATCACAGAGACAAAAGGCAGCAATTGAGAAACCATGAGAGAAGACAAGAAATTCGCGGGTTTAGGGTGACGGAGCGCGGTTTTGCGATGCGGGATTAATCTAGAGGCATTCATCCAGGATGCGAACCGACTGCGACAAAACACCTGTGGCAGTGCATGACAGATTTAGGTTTAGTGTGCGCCGATCGAGGGATTTCCTAACAGTCTTTACTGAGCTTTAACCAGAAAAGTCCCCCGTTCGTTAATTTGATTCTCTACAATAGGGGCTTGTAATTTGTTTACTTGGGTGCCGTAGTGTCAGACCCCGCTGATTTCAATAAGGAGCAGTTTATGTATCCCCGGGCGAAGTATCGCGGGGAATTTACGCCGGAGAATTTGGCCTTTAACGCCAATTTGCAGGAATTTGCGCAGCGCGTTTCGACCTTGTGTAGTTTGGAAACCTCGGGCAAGATTCCCCCCGAGGAGACTTACAAGGAAATTAAAAAAATGTGGAAGGCGTTGAAGGCCTCGAAACGCAATTTGCTAGAAGATCGCTCGGATGGGACGACATCTAACGATTAGCAGGGAGCGGCGTAAACCACTGGCATAAATTGCTATGGCAACCTATAGCCACGATTTACTGGCCGAGATAAGCCTCAAGCACTTGGGCATTGGTCTGGACTTCTTCGGGGGTGCCGACGGCGAGGTTTGCGCCTTCGGCTAAGACCCAGACGCGATCGCACAGGGACATAATCACATCCATGTTGTGCTCGATCACGAGGAAGGTCACGCCTTCTTTGTTCCAAGTCTGAATGTAGTCACAGATTTGATTGATTAAAGTGGGATTCACACCGGCAGCGGGTTCGTCGAGCAAAATCAGCTTGGGCTGCATCATCAGGGCACGGCCAATTTCGAGCAGCTTGCGTTGTCCGCCTGAGAGTCCCCCGGCGTAGTCATGGGCTTTTTCCACCAGCCCGATCGAGTCAAGAATTTCCATAGCGTGGGCCTTGGCCAACCGTTCTTCTTTACGAATTCTGCCGGGTTGGAGCCAGACGTTGAAGAAATTTTCGCCAGTTTGATGCTGGGTGGCGAGGAGGAGGTTTTCTAAGACCGAGAGGCGGGATAGGGCTTTGGCCACTTGAAAGGTGCGGACCATGCCTTGACGGGCAATGCGATGGGACGGCATCGTCTGGACGGCTTGACCGTTGAAGATGACTTCGCCAGTGTCGGGGGTGATGAAGTTGGAGAGCAGATTGAAGAGGGTGGTTTTACCCGCACCGTTGGGGCCGATCAGCCCGGTGATGCTGCCTTCGACGACATCGATCGTGGCATTGTTGACAGCCGGGACGCCGCCGAAACTTTTGTGCAGGTTTTTGGCTTGAAGCAGTGTCATGAGTCAACGGGTGGTGATGGTTATGGGCTGGTGC encodes the following:
- a CDS encoding glycosyltransferase; protein product: MVSQLLPFVSVIIPIYNGEDDLPDLLDCLRAQTYPLDRIEFLLVDNGSHDRTWEILQATDDITALREAEIRGSYAARNCGIVAAQGSLLAFTDADCRPEPQWLLDLVAGFNDPSVGIVVGEIQALPGNSLLERYADRQETLSQKHTLANAFRPYGQTANVGIRASIFQEIDLFRPHLTTGGDADICWRILQETAWEYVFADSAIVRHRHRRSFDELLSQWRRYGRSNQYLHDIHGIALMEQPSLSLYGQRLLRWLLKELPIAIVKLLLRRADSVDLVSTPIGLLCLNARWQGQKQATLPAQAKNITPYPTGKTTKRDSSHPVTDLSE
- a CDS encoding DUF7219 family protein, encoding MSDPADFNKEQFMYPRAKYRGEFTPENLAFNANLQEFAQRVSTLCSLETSGKIPPEETYKEIKKMWKALKASKRNLLEDRSDGTTSND
- a CDS encoding ABC transporter ATP-binding protein, which translates into the protein MTLLQAKNLHKSFGGVPAVNNATIDVVEGSITGLIGPNGAGKTTLFNLLSNFITPDTGEVIFNGQAVQTMPSHRIARQGMVRTFQVAKALSRLSVLENLLLATQHQTGENFFNVWLQPGRIRKEERLAKAHAMEILDSIGLVEKAHDYAGGLSGGQRKLLEIGRALMMQPKLILLDEPAAGVNPTLINQICDYIQTWNKEGVTFLVIEHNMDVIMSLCDRVWVLAEGANLAVGTPEEVQTNAQVLEAYLGQ